The proteins below are encoded in one region of Neisseria macacae ATCC 33926:
- the glgB gene encoding 1,4-alpha-glucan branching protein GlgB — MSEHLEEQAAGLGIDLGFHDIGGIYHATKPEVLEGIIKALQQDGFSDDLYADTLVAHENGRESLQLPAEFHDAAEICLEDEAGGRQVLPLNHGEDGVLWVALPALACGYYTLSEEVEGSVRKVRLVVAPQSVYQPKMLEHGLRMNGLTTHLYSLRSQRNWGIGDFTDLLDLMAFAADKQLDFVGINPLHALFSAKPAFASPYSPSSREWLNPIYLDVEKVGALSYNEKLKNWLKQPNICQRIAALRITETVAYTAVWAFKRDALQRAFDAFENDGCEAAEQERAAFDAFAEERGEALEGFGLFEALDQYYNCSGEVGWLSWPSEFHDPHGEAVQRFAQGHRHEIRFYMWLQWLCAEQLREVNEAAEARGVKLGIYGDLAVGVARGSADTWLNRADYCMDMAVGAPPDPFSPTGQNWDLPPLNPMMLKHTGYEKFVRLLRENMRLYGILRIDHVMALCRLWWVAGKTADFGAYVHYDADVMFAILALESRRNQCVVIGEDLGTVPDQARYLLNRYQVFSYKVVYFSKGWHGFEWPEEYPEQAITVVSTHDVAPLAGYWTGKDLDLMFRLGTIPDAETFQTTLEAREHDKADLFDKLKHAGCLPADAEMSSEIDETLLTALHRYAAMSRSKLYAVQLENLLGMSDNLNVPGVSEGYPNWARKMPVALEDFPHNRLIGGQLAMIGEVRMKKNSRMKPYHELDQVERDTVESLFLATHSDLFAYLGRHRLAEGDEVVRTLIPNAWGVDIVNRETGEVITSSEKVDERGFFVAVLPEGAPDYALNVRYAEDAEPVREEDPYRFGSALKDMDSWLLAEGKHLRPYETLGAHFAEVDGVKGVSFAVWAPNAQRVSVIGEFNHWDGRRHVMRFHRDNGIWDIFIPAVKLNALYKFEIRDANGDVRQKTDPYAFGAELRPNTASVVRGLPEKVETPDFRARANAIDAPISIYEVHLGSWKRNPENNFWLTYEQLAKELVAYVKDMGFTHIEFLPVSEYPFDGSWGYQATGLYAPTSRFGSPDELRALIKAAHDAGIGVILDWVVGHFPTDDHGLAKFDGTALYEHADPREGYHQDWNTLIYNFGRNEVKNFLQGNALYWIERFGFDGIRVDAVASMIYRNYSRKDGEWIPNQYGGHENLEAIAFLRDTNTMLKEVVPSATEIAEESTSFANVTRQEGLNFSYKWNMGWMNDTLRYMMEDPINRKYHHNKMTFGMMYQYSENFVLPLSHDEVVHGKRSLLGRMPGDCWQQFANLRAYYGFMYGFPGKKLLFMGNEFAQGREWNYNEGLDWFLLDQEGGWHKGVQNFVRDLNRVYKDTAPLYQLDQWPEGFEWLVADDGNNSVFVFERRDREGNRVIVISNFTPVVHDSYRFGVNEAGEYREILNSDDPGYNGSGVSAGQILQTEEIWSHGRPNSLAVKVPPLATVYLYKAAEPRATEVADQEEGEA; from the coding sequence ATGAGCGAACATTTGGAAGAGCAGGCTGCAGGCTTGGGTATTGATTTGGGTTTCCACGACATCGGTGGAATTTATCATGCGACCAAGCCCGAGGTTTTGGAAGGGATTATTAAGGCTTTGCAGCAGGACGGTTTTTCAGACGACCTTTATGCGGATACTTTGGTGGCGCATGAAAACGGTCGGGAATCTTTGCAACTGCCTGCTGAGTTTCATGACGCGGCTGAAATTTGCTTGGAAGACGAAGCGGGCGGACGGCAGGTTTTGCCGTTGAACCATGGCGAAGACGGCGTGCTTTGGGTTGCGCTGCCGGCTTTGGCTTGCGGCTATTACACTTTGTCTGAGGAAGTGGAAGGCAGCGTCCGCAAGGTGCGGCTGGTGGTTGCGCCGCAGTCGGTTTATCAGCCGAAAATGCTGGAACACGGTTTGCGCATGAACGGGCTGACAACGCATTTGTACAGCCTGCGTTCGCAACGGAACTGGGGCATCGGGGATTTTACCGATTTGCTGGATTTGATGGCGTTTGCGGCGGATAAGCAACTGGATTTCGTCGGCATCAATCCGCTGCACGCGCTTTTCAGCGCCAAGCCTGCTTTTGCCAGCCCGTACAGCCCGTCTTCGCGCGAATGGCTCAATCCGATTTATCTGGATGTGGAGAAGGTCGGCGCGCTCTCCTACAACGAAAAGCTGAAAAACTGGCTCAAGCAGCCGAATATCTGCCAGCGCATTGCGGCGTTGCGGATTACGGAAACCGTCGCTTATACGGCGGTTTGGGCGTTCAAGCGCGATGCTTTGCAGAGGGCGTTTGACGCGTTTGAAAACGACGGATGCGAAGCCGCCGAACAAGAGCGGGCGGCATTTGACGCTTTTGCCGAAGAACGCGGCGAGGCTTTGGAAGGCTTCGGTTTGTTTGAGGCGTTGGATCAGTATTACAACTGCTCCGGCGAAGTGGGTTGGCTGTCTTGGCCGTCGGAGTTTCATGATCCGCATGGCGAGGCAGTTCAAAGATTTGCACAGGGTCATCGGCACGAAATCCGTTTTTATATGTGGCTGCAATGGCTTTGCGCGGAGCAGTTGCGCGAAGTGAACGAGGCGGCTGAGGCGCGCGGCGTGAAGCTCGGAATTTACGGCGATTTGGCGGTCGGCGTGGCACGCGGCAGTGCGGATACTTGGCTCAACCGCGCCGATTATTGTATGGATATGGCGGTCGGCGCGCCGCCCGATCCGTTCAGCCCGACGGGGCAAAACTGGGATTTGCCGCCGCTCAATCCGATGATGTTGAAGCACACAGGTTATGAGAAGTTCGTCCGCCTTTTGCGTGAAAATATGCGGCTTTACGGTATCTTGCGCATTGATCATGTGATGGCTTTGTGCCGTCTGTGGTGGGTTGCGGGCAAGACGGCGGACTTTGGCGCGTATGTGCATTACGACGCGGATGTGATGTTTGCCATCCTGGCTTTGGAAAGCCGGCGGAACCAATGCGTGGTCATCGGCGAGGATTTGGGAACGGTACCCGACCAAGCGCGGTATTTGCTGAACCGCTATCAGGTGTTTTCTTATAAGGTCGTGTATTTCAGCAAAGGCTGGCACGGCTTTGAATGGCCCGAAGAATATCCCGAACAGGCGATTACGGTGGTCAGTACGCACGATGTCGCGCCCTTGGCAGGCTATTGGACGGGCAAGGATTTGGATTTGATGTTCCGCTTGGGTACGATTCCCGATGCGGAAACTTTTCAGACGACCTTGGAAGCGCGCGAACACGATAAGGCGGATTTGTTTGATAAGTTGAAACACGCCGGCTGCCTGCCTGCCGACGCCGAGATGTCGTCTGAAATTGACGAAACGCTGTTAACCGCCTTGCACCGGTATGCCGCCATGAGCCGCAGCAAACTGTATGCGGTGCAACTGGAAAACCTGCTGGGCATGAGCGACAACCTGAATGTGCCGGGCGTTTCCGAGGGTTATCCCAACTGGGCGCGCAAAATGCCTGTCGCGCTTGAAGATTTTCCCCACAACCGCCTGATAGGCGGCCAACTTGCCATGATTGGAGAGGTACGCATGAAGAAAAACAGCCGGATGAAGCCTTATCACGAGCTTGACCAAGTCGAACGCGACACGGTCGAAAGCCTGTTTCTTGCCACCCACAGCGATTTGTTCGCCTATTTGGGACGACACCGCCTTGCCGAAGGCGACGAGGTCGTGCGGACCCTGATTCCGAACGCTTGGGGCGTGGATATTGTCAACCGTGAAACCGGCGAGGTGATTACGTCGTCTGAAAAAGTCGATGAACGCGGATTCTTTGTTGCCGTGTTGCCCGAAGGTGCGCCCGATTATGCGTTGAACGTCCGTTATGCCGAAGATGCCGAGCCTGTGCGCGAAGAAGACCCTTACCGCTTCGGCTCCGCCCTGAAAGATATGGATTCTTGGTTGCTGGCGGAAGGCAAACACCTGCGCCCTTATGAAACTTTGGGCGCGCATTTTGCCGAAGTGGACGGCGTGAAAGGCGTCAGCTTTGCCGTATGGGCGCCGAACGCGCAGCGCGTGTCCGTCATCGGCGAATTCAACCACTGGGACGGCCGCCGCCACGTCATGCGTTTCCACCGCGACAACGGCATTTGGGACATCTTCATCCCCGCCGTCAAACTCAACGCCCTCTACAAATTTGAAATCCGCGATGCCAACGGCGATGTGCGGCAAAAAACCGACCCGTATGCCTTCGGCGCAGAGTTGCGTCCGAATACCGCGTCTGTCGTGCGCGGTTTGCCGGAAAAAGTCGAAACACCCGACTTCCGCGCCCGCGCCAATGCCATTGACGCGCCCATCAGTATTTATGAAGTGCATTTGGGTTCGTGGAAACGCAATCCCGAAAACAACTTCTGGCTGACTTACGAACAGCTCGCCAAAGAATTGGTCGCATACGTCAAAGACATGGGCTTCACCCATATCGAATTCCTGCCCGTTTCCGAATACCCGTTTGACGGCTCGTGGGGCTATCAGGCGACCGGATTGTATGCGCCGACCAGCCGTTTCGGTTCGCCCGACGAATTGCGCGCCCTGATTAAAGCCGCACACGATGCAGGCATCGGCGTCATCCTCGACTGGGTGGTCGGACACTTCCCGACCGACGACCACGGGCTTGCCAAGTTTGACGGCACCGCGCTGTACGAACACGCCGACCCGCGCGAAGGCTACCACCAAGACTGGAACACCCTGATTTACAACTTCGGCAGGAACGAAGTCAAAAACTTCCTGCAAGGTAATGCCCTGTATTGGATAGAGCGTTTCGGTTTCGACGGTATCCGTGTGGACGCCGTCGCCTCCATGATTTACCGCAACTACTCGCGCAAAGACGGCGAATGGATACCCAACCAATACGGCGGCCATGAAAACCTCGAGGCCATCGCCTTCCTGCGCGATACCAACACCATGCTGAAAGAGGTCGTCCCCTCCGCCACCGAAATCGCCGAAGAATCCACCTCGTTCGCCAACGTAACCCGCCAAGAAGGCTTGAACTTCAGCTACAAATGGAACATGGGCTGGATGAACGACACCTTGCGCTACATGATGGAAGACCCCATCAACCGCAAATACCACCACAACAAAATGACCTTCGGCATGATGTACCAATACAGCGAAAACTTCGTCCTGCCGCTCTCGCACGACGAAGTCGTACACGGCAAACGCTCGCTGCTCGGACGGATGCCCGGCGACTGCTGGCAGCAATTCGCCAACCTGCGCGCCTACTACGGCTTCATGTACGGCTTCCCCGGCAAAAAACTCCTGTTTATGGGTAACGAGTTCGCGCAAGGCAGAGAGTGGAATTACAACGAAGGACTGGATTGGTTCCTGCTCGACCAAGAAGGCGGCTGGCACAAAGGCGTACAAAACTTCGTGCGCGATTTGAACCGCGTCTATAAAGACACCGCGCCGCTTTACCAGCTCGACCAATGGCCGGAAGGCTTCGAATGGCTGGTCGCCGACGACGGCAACAATTCCGTCTTCGTCTTCGAACGCCGCGACCGCGAAGGCAACCGCGTCATCGTCATCAGCAACTTCACGCCCGTCGTCCACGACAGCTACCGCTTCGGCGTGAACGAAGCCGGCGAATACCGCGAAATCCTCAATTCAGACGACCCCGGCTACAACGGCAGCGGCGTATCCGCCGGACAAATCCTGCAAACCGAAGAAATCTGGTCGCACGGCAGACCCAACTCGCTCGCCGTCAAAGTACCGCCGCTGGCAACGGTTTACCTCTACAAAGCCGCCGAACCCAGGGCAACGGAAGTAGCCGATCAGGAAGAAGGCGAAGCGTAA